The Candidatus Aminicenantes bacterium genome includes a window with the following:
- the vapB gene encoding type II toxin-antitoxin system VapB family antitoxin, which produces MKTAKLFRNGQSQAVRLPKEFRFEGEYVFVKKSGNAVILLPANSAWDSLIQSLDKFSDDFLAERSQPARQEREEL; this is translated from the coding sequence ATGAAAACCGCCAAGCTGTTTCGCAACGGACAGAGCCAGGCCGTCCGTCTGCCCAAAGAGTTTCGTTTCGAGGGCGAATATGTCTTCGTCAAGAAATCCGGCAACGCCGTCATCCTTCTTCCGGCCAACAGCGCCTGGGACTCCCTGATCCAGAGCCTGGACAAGTTTTCCGATGACTTCCTGGCCGAGCGCAGCCAGCCGGCGCGGCAGGAACGCGAAGAGCTATGA
- a CDS encoding type IV toxin-antitoxin system AbiEi family antitoxin domain-containing protein, whose amino-acid sequence MKSSLGRWESEFLARVGPQSIFDLKEARKILGSNRERHVLQFLARLKEKGWIERIKPGLYAVIPLSSGSERAPQLHEFVIAMKLVEPAAIAFLSALNHYGLTEQIPRQVFLATNHRVARLTRISLGFSYRIICQSPLRFFGLQKEWVDERSFQITDLEKTLIDSLTLPQYAGGMGIVAPALAAAWPGIDEAKLHAYAVRTGVSAVAKRLGFLMEQQSLGNPEKLRKAAHMSEAYSLLDPTLPARGPYNRSWRLRVNLEVRP is encoded by the coding sequence ATGAAAAGCTCTTTGGGACGTTGGGAATCGGAGTTTCTGGCCCGGGTCGGCCCGCAAAGTATTTTTGATTTGAAGGAAGCCCGAAAAATTCTCGGCTCGAACCGAGAGCGGCATGTGCTTCAGTTTCTCGCCCGTTTAAAGGAAAAGGGCTGGATCGAGCGTATTAAACCCGGTCTTTATGCAGTTATCCCCCTATCCTCCGGCTCGGAACGAGCGCCGCAGCTCCACGAGTTCGTGATCGCCATGAAGCTGGTCGAGCCGGCGGCGATCGCATTCCTTTCGGCCCTGAATCATTATGGCCTCACGGAGCAAATCCCCCGCCAGGTCTTTCTAGCTACGAACCATCGGGTGGCGAGACTGACGCGGATCTCTCTCGGTTTTTCGTACCGGATCATCTGCCAAAGCCCCCTTCGATTTTTTGGCCTTCAGAAGGAGTGGGTCGACGAGCGTTCTTTCCAGATCACGGACTTGGAGAAGACGCTCATCGACAGCCTGACTCTTCCCCAATATGCGGGGGGGATGGGGATTGTCGCGCCAGCTTTGGCCGCGGCTTGGCCCGGAATCGACGAAGCCAAACTCCACGCCTATGCGGTGCGAACCGGCGTTTCGGCCGTAGCGAAGCGGCTCGGATTCTTGATGGAGCAACAATCGCTTGGGAATCCGGAAAAGCTCCGCAAGGCAGCTCATATGTCCGAGGCTTATTCCCTTCTCGATCCCACCTTGCCGGCCCGGGGACCGTATAACCGATCCTGGCGGTTGCGCGTCAACCTTGAGGTCCGGCCTTGA